Within Lolium rigidum isolate FL_2022 chromosome 5, APGP_CSIRO_Lrig_0.1, whole genome shotgun sequence, the genomic segment atgttgtgtttgtttggatccgatgaatatggaatactatgtcaagttgattatcagtctatcatatatatgttgtttatgttcttgcatgctctccgttgctaatagaggctctggccaagttgatacttgtaactccaagagggggtatttatactcgatagtgggttcatgcctccattgaatctgggacagtgacagaaagttctaaggttgtggatgtgctgttgccactagggataaaacatcaatgctttgtctaaggatatttgtgttgattacattacgcaccatacttaatgcaattgtcatgttgtttgcaacttaatcatCGGGAtgctaacactgaaggtggactttttaggcatagatgcatctgctggatagcggtctatgtactttgtcgtaatgccctgattaaatctcatagtagtcatcgtgatatgtatgtgcattgttatgccctctctatttgtcaattacccaactgtaattcgttcacccaacatgctatttatcttatcggagagacaccactagtgaactgtggaccccggtccattcttttacatctgaaatacaatctactgcaaactacgttctttactgttcttcgcaaacaaacatcattttccacaccatacgtttaatcctttgtttacagcaagccggtgagattgacaacctcaccgttaagttggggtaaagtattgtgattgtgttgtgcggagttccacgttggcgccggaatccctggtgttgcgccgcactacactccgtcaccaacaaccttcacgtgttccttgactcctactggttcgataactttggtttcttactgagggaaaacttgttgctgtacgcatcacaccttcctcttggggttcccaacagacgtgtgtcaactacacgccagcagtgagtgtttctgtcttgagcacattctcttttgtttactccatgcatggtatgtggctaatccatgagttatgcatgactatgcatgtatcgtgtccgcaggttccactggattctgctagtaattcaatttcacacctgcaCAGTTCTCGTcatcgactctctgaatatggattcaaagctttgggtcgacatgagaagaatgctgcaaaagtaattattttcattcatttgcgctctatatcgatcggcctctttcgttcatttcctaatatcaagtaactaataactctcttgttcatttaattttctttgcctcgtagggtttggagacggttcacagatgaaacggtcggtgaattaaaaaaaagagctagaatttagaagGTCACTGGCTGGGgaaattcagccaccggggaccaatctatgtggatactatgtttgtgagttcatccagagatacacctctgagcggacgccatcggataacaacgtcaagaggaataacttgcggaagacgcttagtccagaagctcgcttccgaccaattcaagagaaaCTAGCACGATGGttcatgagggaagtcctccatcctaaaggagaacactattacgaggacgtagaacttctgatgcagtaaattatgtatggaaacttgttcaaaattgtatatggtcatccgatattgaatatatattgtatattcctcttgaattctttttagttctaatttcaaatttgtttgaaattgtacattcatatgcatgtatgtagtaccgtagaatatgtgaaactccttcaaaattaaaataaaacacaaaagaaataaaacaataacaaattaaaaagaaaccagatttaggggggggctaaaaccctaaacttgcggcgccctttagtcgcggttggccagaagaaccgcgactaaaggtcctccgccccgacggtcgcctgacgcccacgtggacgggcctttagtcgcggttcataagcaaccgcgactaaagggtggggGGGGCTGTAGTCGCGCatatttaatcccggttgcgcaaccgcgactaatggaagttgccaaccggaactaaagcccctttttctaccagtggttgGAGATGATCGCTCTCATGTGGTGTGTCTGTTGTGTGTAACGGTGGGCGCGAGCGTTTCTCTTGTGGTTTACGTATTTGTTGCAGTTGCAGATAagattgtgtgtgtgcgtgtgtaaaATTTTCTGTTTATAATCATTTCGTACAATCCAATTTGTTTTCGCGATCACAAGTAAGGTGCACATGGGCATACACACCACACGTCAAAGAGAGATGTACGTGCAGCGGAAACAACAAGAGGTGGCAGAAAAGGgcacaaaacccatctagggttccgtcctcctcgtcggcgatACTGCTGGTTCGCTCTGCCTCCAGTGGCCTTGCGGCCTTGGAGGTGTAGCGGACCACGGTCTATCGCCGGCGGGGAGTTTTCGTTTTTAATTTAGTTTGATTTTCAGTCTCTTTCTTGCGAtgatgaggcggcggctacatcctgaagtcagaataaagtccttcccgccctatcctcgctccagTGGTGCATTTAGCGCCGAcggagggcgtgtggagttgtgtgtccgtcggatctcctgggatccgaTCGGTTTTTGTGTTtcttggtgtggtttcatgtcagtctcttccgatctacagttgtcatcattggcgatggttgctgctctggtgcgcatGTCTTTTGGAACCTTAGCATGACGATTTtctgtctgtctactacaacaagctctactacaacaagctttaCCTGACTCTAGAGATGAAGGGgtgaggacagcggcgcgccctTGGCTCGTGCTAGTGTATGTAGTTGTCGCTAGGTGGTCTGAGaaaccaatttgtaattttttattattttttagactatttgtactactgttgatgattattaatagatcagtggatttctcgcaaaaaaagagATAGGTGTATATATATTGACTGATTGATTTGCCATGGGAAAGTTGTCCACATCAACTTTCCTGCCTCCCTCCATTATATTCTCGAGGAGTCTAATCGCATGGTCCATCCATCCAATTGCCTCTAATCGCAACCTACCTACACATTTGACCACTGATAGTGACTGTTGCTCCTACTCCATGCATGCACATGATAGGCATGATCTCCCTCACTCGCTCACTCACTCAGCTGGCACCTTTGATAGACCCTTCAAAATCAATCTATATTCATAAGCTCATCAATGTGACTTCATGTGTAAGGGAAGCAGTTGGTGCATGAATGGAAAGAGGAagcaaagaaacaaaacaaaaagcagATCACTTTACCATgaaggaaattcttttataaAGCCGAAGTGTGCATGCATTATCTATAAAGATAATAATTAGTCAGGCTGTAGCTAAGCTTGGTGTACAATGTACTACAGCATTCATGCATATACATGCATTGTATTGTGATGGCCGATTGACAACATATAACTCAAGTACCTTTGCTTTAATTATTTGTATGTCTGTATACAAGAATGAATTCGTCAAGATATGTAGCATCAAAAGTGAAGGAGTGTGGCTGTGAAGAAAAAATCTTGTACATGGGTGAAATAATGTCAAGGAAAAATACTACCTTTAATGAATATATACTTATATATGTATATCTGTATATGCATGCACCCTCAGCTAGGAGGTGTGTCCCACCAGCCAGTCGTCACTCAACTTGGAAATCAAGGAAAGGCATAGATGACACATCTTTCATCAGCTCCTCCAAGTCCCACTCCCCCATGACTACGTTCCTGCTCATGTGCTGCTGGTGACCATGCTGCTCCCAGTAGGAGATCACACTGTTgacattgttcttgttgttgttgctgtccgTAATGTTGCTGCCATTGTTGCTGCTCAGTGTGGTAGCCTCAGCAGACATGTTAATATTTTTATGGTTGATGTTGCTGTCCTTACCGCTTGATGCCGTTAGGGTTTGACCTTGTAATGCTACCGCCATGGGCTCTAGCAGAGGGGGCACGTTGAAGAGGACACCATGTTCGCTTCCTACGCCGACTGCTCCTTCTTCTGCCGTGAAGCAACCGCTTCCTCCTCCCATTGCCATCCCATGGTTGTAGTAGCTACCACCATGAAATGGATCAACCTGCTTAAAGGATGCATGGTCGTGGAAGAACGGCAGGGCCGACGTGTCGGTGGACGGCGAGACGCCACAGACTTGGtcagggagggggaggaggaggccgccgtaGACCCTGGCCGCAGCTACAGCGATCGTCGACGGCCGGCTCTGCTGCTGCAtcgacgaggtggaggaggtggaggaggaggagtctatcCGCCACACGCTCTTCATTGCGTGGTGGCCGCCGTCATCTAAGCTGGTGAGGTCGAGGCAGCTGGCACTGCCACCGTCGTGCTTGGGATCCGGCGGTGACGCGCATTCCGTTGTCGCCGGAGACGAAGCCGCGGAGCTCATCTTGAGCCGCTTCTTGATGGTGGAGTTCCAGAAGTTTTTGATCTCGTTGTCGGTGCGCCCCGGCAGCCTGGCAGCAATCTGAGACCACCTGGAGTAGCAGGACAAAGATTTTATCGTAAGCAAACATCAATGGAGAGGTTTCCGTCAAAAAAAGTTACAGGCACACGTGTCTTGTCTTTTGTTTTTCCTGTGTACCTGTCTTGGCTTTTTGACGCATGCATGGCTAAAACGTATCTATGCATGTTCTGCTTATTGTTAAAAACGACTAATTGGAATCTAGTTCACTATATATTTATGTCGTTATCAGACTGGTAAGACAGAGATTAATCACACATGATAGATCCAAAAAGAAAAATGCAAACACATGTATGTCTTTCATTGTGTTGATATTTTTTAGCGGTTTGATTGCATTGATAACAAGCATCTTTTATTTGCTACCGTAGACTACCAGTTCGGCCGATGGATGCAGGAGGAAGAATCCATCATACCCCTCAGAGACCTTGGATGTTAATTTTAATTTCTGTAAGAGTGTTTTCTAAGGTTTGTTATACATAATTTATGGCCTTTGttccttttttaaaaaaagttcatTGCAtgcaaaaaataacaaaaatcaTTCGTTGTCAATCAACTTGAGCAATGCGCTCACTTTGGTCATCCGGTTCTACAATTGTTTCGTTAATCCTAAGTTgtatgataatttcttatgtcttACAAAACTTTATCAAACTTGTTTAGGTATAAGAAAATCTAGTCAACTTAGACCCAGACAGAAACCTCTTTAAATGCCAGATTTTACACACTGACTAAAGAAAATATACCTCCGGACTCGACATGAATTCTAAATCCATCTGAAACCTTAAGATTTATTACTATTTACTGTACAAAAAAATCCTGTTGAATTTAGACTTGTTATGTATTACTTGAGCGCAATGCTCATGTACTGAGAATGTCTATAAACATATGCAAACAAAGACAACAATGTGTGTTATTTCTATGGGGAGGACAACAATGTGTATTTCAAAAGCAAGGTTGAAAATAGAACAAATAAGAGGGCAGCAATTATATCTGCTACAATAATGTTCACCAAGTCAAAAGTTTCACAACCACCACTGAAGCTCTCGATTTGATGGTGTTCACATATTTTGGATAAGAACGGGCTGTGTGATAAATATTTGATGTAACTTATGAACCTGAAAATAACTTGTCTATAGCATTCCGGAAATTGGCAGctatagaaaaagaaaaattgtATCCACAATGGCATGCAGAGATGCACATATGCATGCAGGCTCGATGTACCTGTTGCCGAGGATAGCGTGGAGGTTGACGATCAGGTCCTCTTCTTGTGGCGAGAAAGCGCCCCGCTTGAGGTCCGGCCGGAGGTAGTTGATCCACCGGAGGCGGCAGCTTTTGCCGCACCGGTGCAGCCCGGCGTTGCGCGCCACGTCGCTCCACGATCCCTGCCCGCTCCGCAGCATGTACGCCACCAGCCTttcgtcctcctccggcgaccacagcCCCTTCCGCAGCTTCGCGGCTGCAGCAGCGCCCACATTGCTGTTTCCCggcgccaccacgccgccgccgcacttCGTCGTTGGGCAGTCTATGGGCTTCCTCATTGCCCGGCCTCTGCTCACGCACACGAGTGTGGAGATAGATAGATATATAGACGTAGTTATGGGTTGTATATAGCTACCTAGCTAGATCGGGTCGATCTCCAAGTACACCCAGTGTAAATATATGATATATGCTGGCTCGAGTGTGTGTGTGATATATATATGATGTGTATGTGTGCTATGAATGGAGTGAGGGGAGAACtcaggaggagggggacgagaggATGAAGAAGGAGACGATGATATGATGGCGATGGTGATAGGTGTGTGCTTTGCTTAGAAACTGAACAAGTAGATGGAGAGCAAGATCAAAGAGAAAGAGGTCTCCCTAAAAAAAAGAGGGAGGGGAACTGCTAGGTCCACACACAACACTCTACCATAGTAAGAGGACTTCGGGATCTCTCACATGCTCTAACCAGGCAAATGAGTTGGAATTGTATGCCCTTGGATTTTAATTTAATGAAAGTGCTACCCTGACCATAAGTTACATCTGTCTCTGAATGATTTGTCAGTCCATTAGAGATTCCTCCTTGAGCTTCAACTGACCTACATTGCATCACAACATGGCAGCTGACAAACAAAATAACAAAAAAGAACTGATGTATATTTGGTGAACATCGAGTGTTGAGGGTCAGAGAACCTATCTAATACTGATTTGGGTGCGTTGGAGCCCAATAGTCGACCGATTAACTTGGCGGTTTTGTGCACATGTATGTGATGGTTTTGAATCGTTGGACATTTCAAAAATCAGTAAAATAAGTTTTATTAACTCAAAACTTGCATCGAGCTAGCACAAGaaaactaattaactaaagacTTTTGCTGCAGTTCACCCTCTCTCCTAAACTTAAACACATGAATGGCCTAGATTTCTCTGTACCCCTTCATAATTAGTGGCATGATGTGCATTAGGGCAAATTAAGAGTTATGTACATCCCTACACTTGGGATGGATGTATTCGTACATCATTTTGGTACGGTTTGTGTAGCCCCGTACTCATCGCTATCTGCTTGTGGTTGCCCGTCCTCGTCACCGGCAAGGGCTAGTCTACTAGCCCCAAACCAGAATCGCCGTGTTCTccaataagagcaagtacaataagttctagtcagctggctataaggattaaactactatattattgcttagttggaggagagagaggaggagagagaaggagagccagctctagcacgtgctcctaggcactttgtgagagtgaaatgtgggtcatacattgataaagtagtacatttttatagctcactattgtatatgtttgctctaagttagctatagatgacatggtacttggtttatagccagcagctggctacactattggaattgctctaaacaTGTGCATACATCCAATTGTCAACAACATGACCGGGCTTTGGATTTCTCACCGTGAACTAGTGCGCTGCGGATatcagactagtcatagtggggagtaacatagagtagtaacatggtgcatgttactaccctatgttactaccttcatagtgggtagttacatatttgtggtatcatgcatgttatatttattagattgtagactcatcttgtcttgagaagtgtgatgtgatggtaacatagctagttgccacatcattctctttcttcatttattgtcatgccatgtcaccaaaatgctttggggtgtgtgatgttactacctatgttactcccactatgagcagtctcacCACCACTGGAGGTGCTTGAGACTTGTCATGTATAGCATAAAGAATAATTTTTTTTAGGGAGCGTAAAACAAGGAACTGGTGATCGATGTCTCCATTGTTCAAGTTTCAACGCATTGACGACGTGTACATGGCAAGATCTTTTTCTTTGCATTGAAATACATGGCAAGATCAAACGACCACGCATGCTAAATGTATTTGATCCACTTATTTAGCTACTTTCGGTTATCTATACAAACTTGTATACTATACATAGAAGATACTGGTTTAAATCAGAACCTACGATATAATCATCCAactaattaatttttttttgaagctgaacagtgagtttcctcactgcatatttttatattttattaaaataAAGAACTGTACAAACAGTGCTAGAGAAACGCACTGGAACAAAAAAAGAAGAAGCTAGAAGAAAAGATCCTACAAAATTATACAAAATTTTCTACCCAAACCTGTGTCCCGCATAAGACTTCATCTTAGCCTTGTGAATAAGGAGATGCAGTTCATCCTTTAATTTGCGCCTGGCTCGGTATAGGCTGGGAGTCAATCCTTTGAAGATAAAATCATTACGTGTCGTCCAAATCGACCAACAAATAAGAATGATGATTTCCATGAAGAAAGGCTGTCAATATGTACTTTGATACTCTGTATATAGCTCTGGATATCATTTGGCATAGTCACTTGAGAGAGATTCCAGGGAGGGCACATGTACTTCAAACATTGTATTGCAAACCCAACTAATTAATTTTAATTATCCTAAAAGACAAAATTGTCCTTTAAAGTTTTAGAGGGGGTGCATTGAAGCACACCTCTTAACTGAAATGGGCAGAGTCACAGCAATGAGTGAATAAAACTTCTTAGCAAAAATAAACTCTAAATGACAAAAGAATAAAACATACTAAGGTTAAGGAGGATAGATGCGTACAATACACCACCAAATAACTCCTTTGCCACCTGCTCCGTTTGGGTATATGTCGCCATGCATAATCCTTGTGCTCTGACCATTAAATAGTTGGATCTTAATAGTAAAATAAAACATAGCTATCTCACGATCTAATTAATTTGAAAAATAATCATGTGGCACCGTTTTGGCGATTACATGTATTTACCCCGCATGCATCTGATATTGGCATATCCCAGCACGTCAAGTATTTAATTTGGTGTAACTGACATGGGTGCACCAAACATTTACATACTGTTAtgagagaaggggagagagatGTCTAGTGTTCTTGTCTTTGACTCCAGCTCTTGTCGTCTTTTCCATCCTCACTTCCCTTGAGCCAGAAGGTTATCATGGCCACCTGAGGGGCAGAGGAGATCAGTTGAGGGGACAGGGAtatacgcatatacatgtccatGTGTGGGGTTGTACATGTTTTGCAATGAAGCATAGCTAGCTAAGTCACATAATTGCTTGGACTTCACATAATCCCACTCCCTCTATCtagatctctttctctctcgtatCTCAGCTTTCAAATGTCATCATAATCCATAGGGGCGTATATCAAAACAGTCGCTATTATGTGTGCATGCAATAACAGATCGATCGATGATGGAAGCTGTTGTAGT encodes:
- the LOC124658187 gene encoding transcription factor MYB83-like, whose translation is MRKPIDCPTTKCGGGVVAPGNSNVGAAAAAKLRKGLWSPEEDERLVAYMLRSGQGSWSDVARNAGLHRCGKSCRLRWINYLRPDLKRGAFSPQEEDLIVNLHAILGNRWSQIAARLPGRTDNEIKNFWNSTIKKRLKMSSAASSPATTECASPPDPKHDGGSASCLDLTSLDDGGHHAMKSVWRIDSSSSTSSTSSMQQQSRPSTIAVAAARVYGGLLLPLPDQVCGVSPSTDTSALPFFHDHASFKQVDPFHGGSYYNHGMAMGGGSGCFTAEEGAVGVGSEHGVLFNVPPLLEPMAVALQGQTLTASSGKDSNINHKNINMSAEATTLSSNNGSNITDSNNNKNNVNSVISYWEQHGHQQHMSRNVVMGEWDLEELMKDVSSMPFLDFQVE